Genomic window (Culex pipiens pallens isolate TS chromosome 3, TS_CPP_V2, whole genome shotgun sequence):
AAAAGTTGCTTTTTTCAGACTGGCTGTCtcggcaaacttcgtcttgcCACAATCTTATAAAAGATGTCGCTCAATTTTCTGTTtcctcgtttttgtttatttataaaagaacaactttaaaaaaaaatctcagccgAGTGAAGCGCGCAACCATTTGTGAACGACAAAGCCTCGCTAGCAGCTAGCAAGTTGGTCAATCGCTACTCTGCACGCAAGCCGAGAAAAATACAAGGCTAATTCATCCGtccgcccataaggctacgtgttaggaatttaagaaaaaaatgggaTTGCCTACAGTCTACAATCTATAGGAATAAAGAACTACGTTTTATTATTTACTCTGATGGTTTACCTGATTCAGAACCAAGCTACATCCTGAACTCAAAATTACTCAAAGTAAACCAAATTACATAACTCGAGTTGTTttttaaaggtaaaaaaaaaaaaatcagttgttgctttttgggtgttttttaatacccatgactcaaggcggttccaaaaacacccaaaaagcaaaaactgggaAATTTGAATCCGAGAAAGACCACCTGAAATCAGGACGAGTTATCTAAAATGGGCTTAGACATTCTCTTTTCTTATCCTATTCattataattcaaaaatgtcaatttagtACCTTTcgttagtttttgccttcctcaccttactgaggaaaggctatataatcactcgaaaaataggGCAGCAAATTACCAAAAAGGTTAAAGctaccagaaaaaaatgaattaacaacaacaactcgaaaaatttaattcttaaaaactgaacaaatgtttgtgtgtgtgtttttggatGTGGATGTggagcactggctgaaccgattttaaacgttttagtctcattcgatccgtcttgggatcccataagtcccttttgaaaattatgatgcATAGTAAAGTATTAGTAGTAAGTGCCCAAACCACATCAGagatctaattggtttgtgtttcaacatcaatccaaaccactatcaaatgcaagtgtttgggcgattgactttttggtattttttgacacgTTATTGCtattcgggtggctcaagcttttcaagtgtttttttcatgaatttaccCCACTgtcttgaactattcaaagtgatgaggaaaacacttgaaattgataAGATAAGATCTACCCAaacagcatgagcatgagagaccacccatggttgcccctccgttgctgaactgaaccgtaatatcctttcagcattATTGATCATAGGCTAGTGATTctagtgtttcccttatcaacagcatgtatgaatgcgacGAAAAGACAAAACACCAcgattgctaaaactagatcagttgcgaataggtaacagtcattgaccaccaacggcgcccgccatgtcagtttgtagatctcgattttaagtgACGGGAATgatagttagcgcaggttgctaatAGGACAGCTGGTTTGCCCtatgcttacaccccacgagcgccaggaacctgaaattGTGTTAGTAGTATAGGGTGCTTGGTCCGGATttatcatagaagatgatgatgcgacccaaaatcatagtgtttgttgaacgatattatgtattattctcaaggcaagcaatcgcaTGCTGCGGATTAGACATgtcccgtttatcggttgttatATTTTAAATGTAGTGGTTTAATCTCAGACAGCCGGCTGGGGAAAGATAGAAttaaaatcatttgtaattaaatgatgaaggatttaacagcgtaacttttaaattaagatgtttttacgagttttacatgattgatgtttagtggggtactgattaactaagcgaacgacgagttacgatgtttatcgagctgaaatggcatgataaggttttgttgttgttgtacactgacgacgaacgcgaaaaaacccCTGCGGCCCGACGGAAAGACATCGCAAATCGGACTGCGCAAGATCTACCCaaacaggcactattcaaagtcaacgtgattttctacttgaattgggtactaaagccctatgtcaatttttatgtacaacggtaaaaaacacgattaaaaaccatttctaatcactttttttcattttaacgcaaaaatttttttttgacaagacaacattttttcgctggatctactatggtccccttggaacgagctgtcaagtaggagcttttctgtaatgaactcctcccatttcttagtatgttacgtaaaaatgtctggggaatccgataaaaatattttcagacataggctctttggtccagacaccgtcacaacggcattttaaagtttcatacgcctttTTCATATGTTGGGCTAGATATTTGGAACTTCTcactatttttctttaaaaggccaacttatcacctttcatttgcgtataagacaattgaattcggttgaaatggcgagaagttatgatttttcgaaaaaagtggtttttgcgaaaatcgacgaaaatgacaatttttcagaccaccctaacacggcgtaggtcactctaatggccaaacaaaaaaaatatgggtctaattatttcggccagagaacccccagaaaaattttgagcccgatccgagcattttgttttttttttttcatgctgttttcgtggggaattgctgtatttatatatatatatatataagccATGTTAGCTATGGGGTTGGTGCTTGCCTTCGTCTATCGTCATAGTGAATATTTTCGACCCGCATGACCAAACCCGCTCTTCTCCTCATGTTGTCACATCGGTGAACTAACTCAAGCTTGAGAAGTTTTCGTGAGGAAAATTGATTACGTGAATTTCATTTAAGTTTTCTAGCAATTTCAACAATAATTTCACGCTTTATTTTTAGAGTTCAACAAGTTCTTCAACGATGGCCGGAAGTGCTCAAGCTAGCCGCGGTTTGTCGGCTCTGTTCAAGCGGGGATGGCACGAAATTCCCGAAGTTATTGGCTCGTCCGCCATGGCCATTATCGGACTGGGACTGACGGCGATCGGTTTGACTAACTACTATCGCAAGGACTGTGACAACCGGCGGTTCAAGCTGGACTACGTCGTGATGCGTCCCGATGACCCACGTGTGGCCAAGATTCGCAAGGATTAAGCACCATGTCAACAGTTTATGGGCGAATGGTTCACTTTTAGAGCATTAAAACAAGctgtaaataaaacattttaaattgcgTCTTTATTTGTTCTGCTGCCTTGCAGCTCTAGCTTTGTTCACAGTTTCCATTGCCTCGAGTAGGATCTGCCGCGAACCTTCCTCCTCTCGGTCCAGCTTCTTTCGTTCTTCCTCCAAATCAGTCATGAACTTATCCCTGGAATGttatgaaatttgtaaattttgccttcgatgttgtttttattttactctACCTATTGTAAAATGCAACTGAAAATCCAAGTAATATTCCGCCAAAAATTAAGGGAAATCTCATCAATGTTCCCTTCGAGTATTTCATGGCAAATAGTGGTCTGGATGTgccgaaattttggaaattatcaAACTTAAACCAAATTGCCGGACGTTTTGTGTTGACGAAAATCTGACATTAACTGTCAGGTTGCATAAGTTTGTTTATTATTCTCATTACCTTTGTTGGGATAAAATGCTAATGGTAAgaaaaatataattacattCATATGAACATTTTacagactttttttaaaaagattattttaatgtgaatttgtaatttgttgttttattggttacgATAGTCTGTCTGTCTTTAAAGaatttcggaatattttttcattgaatataAAATCTTAACGAATAATTCTGCAAAAAGTAGAAATCTGAATCTGATGAAATCTGCAAAACAAAACTGATGGTGCAGACGGGCTTCGAATGATTCATTTTCGATCATTCGGCAAATTCCGAAAGGAAGCGTCTTTTATTAcgtgacgcaaaaaaaaatgatttttagaccccctcgccacctctcgtaacaaaatttccaaacaaaatttgttataaaaaaaatgtatggagcttAACACgacctccgaccccccctccccctctctgccacctgcgttacgtaataaaagaacgctcccaaaagAGAGCccttcaaataaaatattttttgacgttttgttaAAACACAAGTCGACAATGGAGCGTCGGCTTTGCTAAACTTATTTTCTCTaaacaaaaagttcaattttagaagAGT
Coding sequences:
- the LOC120422722 gene encoding uncharacterized protein LOC120422722; this translates as MAGSAQASRGLSALFKRGWHEIPEVIGSSAMAIIGLGLTAIGLTNYYRKDCDNRRFKLDYVVMRPDDPRVAKIRKD